A region of Streptomyces sp. R44 DNA encodes the following proteins:
- a CDS encoding penicillin acylase family protein, producing MPSNTTAPPGKKTAKKKGRRARLILVVLVLALVAGIGFGGYWGVSTVRASFPQTTGEIRLDKLSADVEVKRDANGVPQIYADNETDLFRAQGYVQAQDRFYEMDVRRHVTAGRLSEMFGESQVDTDAFLRTLGWRRVAQQEYDKVLSPETKKYLQAYAEGVNAYLKDRAPKDVSVEYAALALTNDYTIEPWTPVDSVAWLKAMAWDLRGNMQDEIDRSLMTSRLSAKQIKQLYPEYPYALHQPILDKGTVDASTGKFDPKADATEGDGTTTGDTPGTGPGNASGGVSSQLGALSEVLDTVPALLGPNGNGIGSNSWVVAGKYTTSGKPLLANDPHLAPQLPSLWYQMGLHCRSVSATCRYDVAGYTFSGMPGVIIGHNDKIAWGLTNLGADVTDLYLEKIGPDGYFVDGKVKPFQSREEIIKVAGGSDRTITVRSTEHGPLVSDRSSELEKVGQKAPVGNSAPDRGTGYGVSLQWTALQPGHSMDAIFALDRAKDFTTFRAAAKNFEVPSQNLIYADTEGHIGYQSPGKIPQRAKGDGTLPAPGWDSSYRWKGYIPFEKLPYEYDPERGYIVTANQAVIDQKTYPDLLTKDWGYGSRSQRINDLIESKTKDGGKISPDDMRTMQTDNRSEIATLLNPLLLKIDIADPQVREAQKLLEGWDYTQDPDSAAAAYFNAVWRNVLKLAFGNKLPKELRAEGDCINVRPAQATGPVDEQNKLVRECGERDPDSAQPDGGDRWYEVVRPLLKQEKNEWWKTPGNRLDPATETRDQLLARAMKDARWELTAKLGKDVSTWSWGRLHQLTLKNQTLGTAGPGVVQQLLNRGPWNLGGGEAAVDATGWNAAGGYEVIWVPSMRMVVNVGDWDKSRWVNLTGASGHAFHSNYTDQTDTWAKGELYDWAYGKAAVDATAKDTLTLKP from the coding sequence ATGCCCTCCAACACGACCGCGCCCCCCGGCAAGAAGACCGCCAAGAAGAAAGGGCGGCGCGCCCGCCTGATCCTCGTCGTCCTGGTCCTCGCACTGGTCGCGGGCATCGGCTTCGGCGGGTACTGGGGTGTCAGCACCGTCCGGGCCTCGTTCCCGCAGACGACCGGCGAGATCCGCCTCGACAAGCTCTCCGCCGACGTCGAGGTGAAGCGGGACGCGAACGGCGTCCCGCAGATCTACGCCGACAACGAGACGGACCTCTTCCGCGCCCAGGGCTACGTCCAGGCGCAGGACCGCTTCTACGAGATGGACGTCCGCCGGCACGTGACCGCGGGCCGCCTCTCCGAGATGTTCGGCGAGAGCCAGGTCGACACCGACGCCTTCCTCCGCACCCTCGGCTGGCGCCGGGTCGCGCAGCAGGAGTACGACAAGGTCCTGTCGCCGGAGACGAAGAAGTACCTCCAGGCGTACGCGGAGGGCGTCAACGCCTATCTGAAGGACCGCGCCCCGAAGGACGTCTCCGTCGAGTACGCGGCGCTCGCGCTCACCAACGACTACACGATCGAGCCGTGGACCCCGGTCGACTCGGTGGCCTGGCTCAAGGCGATGGCCTGGGACCTGCGCGGCAACATGCAGGACGAGATCGACCGCTCGCTGATGACGAGCCGGCTGAGCGCGAAGCAGATCAAGCAGCTGTACCCGGAGTACCCGTACGCGCTCCACCAGCCGATCCTCGACAAGGGCACCGTCGACGCGTCCACCGGGAAGTTCGACCCGAAGGCCGACGCGACCGAGGGCGACGGGACGACCACCGGGGACACCCCGGGCACGGGCCCGGGCAACGCGAGCGGCGGCGTGAGCTCCCAGCTCGGCGCCCTCTCCGAGGTCCTCGACACGGTCCCCGCCCTGCTCGGCCCGAACGGCAACGGCATCGGCTCGAACTCCTGGGTCGTCGCCGGGAAGTACACGACCTCCGGCAAGCCGCTGCTCGCCAACGACCCGCACCTCGCGCCCCAGCTGCCGTCCCTCTGGTACCAGATGGGCCTGCACTGCCGCTCCGTCTCGGCCACCTGCCGCTACGACGTCGCCGGCTACACCTTCTCCGGCATGCCCGGCGTGATCATCGGCCACAACGACAAGATCGCCTGGGGCCTCACCAACCTCGGCGCCGACGTGACCGACCTCTACCTGGAGAAGATCGGCCCCGACGGCTACTTCGTCGACGGCAAGGTCAAGCCCTTCCAGAGCCGCGAGGAGATCATCAAGGTCGCCGGCGGCAGCGACCGGACGATCACCGTCCGCTCCACCGAGCACGGCCCGCTCGTCTCCGACCGCTCCTCCGAACTGGAGAAGGTCGGCCAGAAGGCCCCCGTCGGCAACTCCGCCCCCGACCGCGGCACCGGCTACGGCGTCTCCCTCCAGTGGACCGCGCTGCAGCCCGGCCACTCGATGGACGCGATCTTCGCCCTCGACCGCGCCAAGGACTTCACCACCTTCCGGGCCGCCGCCAAGAACTTCGAGGTGCCGTCCCAGAACCTGATCTACGCCGACACCGAGGGCCACATCGGCTACCAGTCGCCGGGCAAGATCCCGCAGCGCGCCAAGGGCGACGGCACCCTGCCCGCGCCCGGCTGGGACTCCTCGTACCGGTGGAAGGGCTACATCCCCTTCGAGAAGCTGCCCTACGAGTACGACCCGGAGCGCGGCTACATCGTCACCGCCAACCAGGCCGTGATCGACCAGAAGACCTACCCCGACCTGCTCACCAAGGACTGGGGCTACGGCTCGCGCAGCCAGCGGATCAACGACCTCATCGAGTCGAAGACCAAGGACGGCGGCAAGATCTCGCCGGACGACATGCGGACCATGCAGACCGACAACCGCAGCGAGATCGCGACCCTGCTCAACCCGCTCCTGCTGAAGATCGACATCGCCGACCCGCAGGTCCGCGAGGCGCAGAAGCTCCTTGAGGGCTGGGACTACACCCAGGACCCCGACTCGGCCGCCGCCGCCTACTTCAACGCGGTCTGGCGCAACGTCCTCAAGCTCGCCTTCGGCAACAAGCTGCCCAAGGAACTGCGCGCCGAGGGCGACTGCATCAACGTCCGCCCGGCCCAGGCCACCGGCCCGGTCGACGAGCAGAACAAGCTCGTCCGCGAGTGCGGCGAGCGCGACCCCGACTCGGCGCAGCCGGACGGCGGCGACCGCTGGTACGAGGTGGTCCGCCCGCTCCTCAAGCAGGAGAAGAACGAGTGGTGGAAGACCCCGGGCAACCGTCTGGACCCGGCCACCGAGACCCGTGACCAGCTGCTCGCCCGCGCCATGAAGGACGCCCGCTGGGAGCTGACCGCCAAGCTCGGCAAGGACGTCTCCACCTGGAGCTGGGGCCGGCTGCACCAGCTGACCCTGAAGAACCAGACCCTCGGTACCGCGGGCCCCGGCGTCGTGCAGCAGCTCCTCAACCGCGGCCCGTGGAACCTGGGCGGCGGCGAGGCGGCCGTCGACGCCACCGGCTGGAACGCGGCCGGCGGCTACGAGGTCATCTGGGTCCCGTCGATGCGGATGGTCGTGAACGTCGGCGACTGGGACAAGTCCCGGTGGGTCAACCTGACCGGCGCCTCCGGCCACGCCTTCCACTCGA
- a CDS encoding potassium/proton antiporter has protein sequence MTVHQLNELLLVCSLVLLVAVAAVRISSRSGLPSLLLYLGIGVAIGQDGIGNVAFDNAELTQVIGYAALVVILAEGGLGTKWKEIKPALPAAVVLSTVGVAVSVGITAAGAHYLVGLDWRQALIIGAVVSSTDAAAVFSVLRKVPLPSRVTGVLEAESGFNDAPVVILVVAFSTAGPVDHWYLLIAEIALELAIGVAVGLIVGFLGAYGLKHIALPASGLYPIAVMAIAVVAYAAGAMAHGSGFLAVYLASMVLGNAKLPHAPANRGFAEGLGWIAQIGMFVLLGLLVTPHELGHDFWPAVVIGLVLTVVARPMEVLVSLLPFRIPWQEQALMSWAGLRGAVPIILATIPMVSKIEGSERIFNIVFVLVVVYTLVQGPTLPWLAKALKLGDSTETADLGVESAPLERLRGHLLSVAIPESSRMHGVEVAELRLPAGAAVTLVVREDASFVPGPATVLRHGDELLVVATDPVRDATERRLRAVGQGGKLAGWLGTGGATAASEPTAMGRFHLPGSDRRKKTSG, from the coding sequence CTGACTGTCCACCAGCTCAACGAACTCCTGCTCGTCTGCTCCCTCGTCCTGCTCGTGGCCGTCGCGGCCGTGCGGATCTCCTCCCGGAGCGGGCTCCCGAGCCTGCTGCTCTACCTCGGCATCGGCGTCGCCATCGGCCAGGACGGCATCGGCAACGTCGCCTTCGACAACGCGGAACTCACCCAGGTCATCGGCTACGCCGCCCTCGTCGTGATCCTCGCCGAGGGTGGTCTCGGCACGAAGTGGAAGGAGATCAAGCCGGCGCTGCCCGCCGCGGTCGTCCTCTCCACCGTCGGCGTCGCCGTCAGCGTCGGCATCACCGCCGCCGGCGCCCACTACCTCGTCGGGCTCGACTGGCGGCAGGCCCTGATCATCGGCGCCGTCGTCTCCTCCACCGACGCCGCCGCGGTCTTCTCCGTGCTGCGCAAGGTGCCCCTCCCCTCGCGGGTCACCGGTGTCCTGGAGGCCGAGTCCGGCTTCAACGACGCCCCCGTCGTCATCCTCGTCGTCGCCTTCTCCACGGCCGGACCGGTCGACCACTGGTACCTGCTCATCGCCGAGATCGCCCTCGAACTCGCCATCGGCGTCGCCGTCGGCCTCATCGTCGGCTTCCTCGGCGCCTACGGGCTCAAGCACATCGCCCTGCCCGCCTCCGGCCTGTACCCGATCGCCGTCATGGCCATCGCCGTCGTCGCGTACGCCGCCGGCGCCATGGCCCACGGCTCCGGCTTCCTCGCCGTCTACCTGGCCTCGATGGTCCTCGGCAACGCCAAGCTGCCCCACGCGCCCGCGAACCGCGGCTTCGCCGAGGGACTCGGCTGGATCGCCCAGATCGGCATGTTCGTCCTGCTCGGCCTGCTCGTCACCCCGCACGAGCTCGGCCACGACTTCTGGCCCGCCGTCGTCATCGGCCTCGTCCTGACCGTGGTCGCGCGGCCCATGGAGGTCCTGGTCAGCCTGCTGCCCTTCCGGATCCCCTGGCAGGAGCAGGCCCTGATGTCCTGGGCCGGCCTGCGCGGAGCCGTCCCCATCATCCTCGCCACCATCCCGATGGTGTCGAAGATCGAGGGCAGCGAGCGGATCTTCAACATCGTCTTCGTCCTCGTCGTCGTCTACACCCTCGTCCAGGGCCCGACGCTGCCCTGGCTGGCGAAGGCCCTCAAGCTCGGCGACTCCACCGAGACCGCCGACCTCGGCGTCGAGTCCGCACCCCTGGAGCGGCTGCGCGGACACCTGCTCTCGGTCGCCATCCCGGAGAGCTCCCGGATGCACGGCGTCGAGGTCGCCGAGCTGCGCCTCCCCGCCGGTGCGGCCGTCACCCTCGTCGTACGGGAGGACGCCAGCTTCGTACCGGGCCCGGCGACCGTCCTGCGGCACGGCGACGAACTCCTCGTCGTCGCCACCGACCCGGTGCGGGACGCCACCGAGCGGCGGCTGCGGGCCGTCGGACAGGGCGGCAAGCTCGCCGGCTGGCTCGGGACCGGCGGCGCGACAGCGGCCTCGGAACCCACGGCCATGGGGCGCTTCCACCTGCCGGGCAGCGACCGCCGCAAGAAAACTTCCGGTTAA
- a CDS encoding MFS transporter, producing the protein MASTVIKDKRPGYGQLLRTPGALSFLLPGFAARQPFAMLTIGIVLLVQHTTGSFGSAGAVAAVTGVSMALFAPQSGKLADRFGQRAVLVPGVLVHTASVSLLVALALAGAPLWALFLAAVPAGASVPQVGPMVRARWAAKLDGTPLMPTAAAFESVTDEFTFVVGPVLATALCTGVHPAAGLIAEAALTLVGGLFFAAQRATQPAYGLSAAVTSEPHRSALSIPGVRVLIVAFLGIGSVFGGMQVSLTAFTEEIGNPGANGLLYGIFAAGNMLAGIAMGAVAWKTGPRRRLILGYAGLTAAASLLWTTHSVLLLGALGLVVGLCIAPALITGYTIVETLIPASARTEAFTWLTGAVALGQAAAVTVAGRLADAHGASTGFLVPMAGTALALTTLLALRSRLKPREASRVAARGIGHRVPVAVD; encoded by the coding sequence GTGGCGTCCACGGTCATCAAGGACAAGCGGCCCGGCTACGGGCAGCTCCTGCGCACACCCGGTGCACTGTCCTTCCTGCTCCCCGGCTTCGCCGCGCGGCAGCCCTTCGCGATGCTGACCATCGGCATCGTCCTGCTCGTCCAGCACACCACCGGCTCCTTCGGCAGCGCCGGCGCGGTCGCCGCCGTCACCGGCGTCTCCATGGCGCTGTTCGCCCCGCAGAGCGGCAAGCTCGCCGACCGCTTCGGCCAGCGCGCCGTCCTCGTCCCCGGCGTCCTCGTCCACACCGCGTCCGTCTCCCTGCTCGTCGCGCTCGCCCTGGCCGGCGCCCCGCTCTGGGCGCTGTTCCTGGCCGCCGTCCCCGCCGGCGCCTCCGTGCCCCAGGTCGGGCCGATGGTCCGGGCCCGCTGGGCCGCCAAGCTGGACGGCACCCCGCTGATGCCGACGGCCGCCGCCTTCGAATCCGTCACGGACGAGTTCACCTTCGTCGTCGGCCCCGTCCTCGCCACCGCCCTGTGCACCGGCGTCCACCCGGCCGCGGGCCTGATCGCCGAGGCCGCCCTCACCCTCGTCGGCGGCCTGTTCTTCGCCGCGCAGCGCGCCACCCAGCCCGCGTACGGCCTGTCCGCCGCGGTCACCTCGGAGCCCCACCGCTCCGCCCTGTCCATCCCCGGCGTCCGTGTCCTCATCGTCGCCTTCCTCGGCATCGGCTCCGTCTTCGGCGGCATGCAGGTCTCCCTCACCGCCTTCACCGAGGAGATCGGCAACCCCGGCGCCAACGGCCTGCTGTACGGGATCTTCGCCGCCGGCAACATGCTCGCGGGCATCGCCATGGGCGCCGTCGCCTGGAAGACCGGCCCCCGCCGCCGCCTGATCCTGGGCTACGCGGGCCTCACCGCCGCCGCCTCCCTGCTGTGGACCACGCACTCGGTGCTGCTCCTCGGCGCCCTGGGCCTCGTCGTCGGCCTGTGCATCGCCCCCGCCCTGATCACCGGCTACACCATCGTCGAGACCCTGATCCCGGCCTCGGCCCGTACCGAGGCCTTCACCTGGCTCACCGGCGCCGTCGCGCTCGGCCAGGCCGCGGCCGTCACGGTCGCCGGCCGCCTCGCCGACGCCCACGGCGCGAGCACCGGATTCCTGGTGCCGATGGCGGGCACGGCCCTCGCCCTGACCACGCTGCTCGCCCTGCGGTCGCGGCTGAAGCCGCGCGAGGCGAGCCGGGTCGCGGCACGTGGTATCGGTCACCGCGTGCCGGTGGCGGTGGACTGA
- a CDS encoding FmdB family zinc ribbon protein yields the protein MPTYQYQCTECGEGLEAVQKFTDDALTVCPSCQGRLKKVFSAVGIVFKGSGFYRNDSRGSSSSSSPASSKSSSSSTPTSSSSTSSSSSSSSDAKPAASSASSSSTSSSSTGSSAA from the coding sequence GTGCCGACCTACCAGTACCAGTGCACCGAGTGCGGCGAAGGCCTCGAGGCGGTGCAGAAGTTCACGGATGACGCCCTGACCGTGTGCCCCAGCTGCCAGGGACGCCTGAAGAAGGTGTTCTCGGCCGTCGGCATCGTCTTCAAGGGCTCCGGCTTCTACCGGAACGACAGCCGCGGCTCGTCGTCCAGCAGCTCGCCGGCCTCGTCGAAGTCCTCGTCGTCCTCGACGCCGACCTCTTCGTCGTCGACGTCTTCGTCCTCTTCGTCCTCTTCGGACGCGAAGCCGGCCGCGTCGTCCGCTTCCTCCTCCTCGACGTCCTCGTCGAGCACCGGAAGCTCGGCCGCCTGA
- a CDS encoding S-methyl-5'-thioadenosine phosphorylase, with protein sequence MANHDVYADIGVIGGSGFYSFLEDVTEVSVDTPYGSPSDSLFLGSIAGRQVAFLPRHGRGHTVPPHRINYRANLWALRSVGVRQVLGPCAVGGLREEYGPGTLVVPDQLVDRTKSRAQTYFDGERRADGALPNVVHVTFADPYCPDGRRVAVKAARGRGWEPVDGGTMVVVEGPRFSTRAESRWHAAAGWSVVGMTGHPEAVLARELGLCYTSLALVTDLDAGAETGEGVSHTEVLRVFGENVGRLREVLFDAVGALPATADRDCLCMHAHDGWDLGIELP encoded by the coding sequence ATGGCCAACCATGACGTGTACGCGGACATCGGCGTGATCGGCGGCTCCGGCTTCTACTCCTTCCTGGAGGACGTCACCGAGGTGTCCGTCGACACCCCGTACGGCAGCCCCAGCGACTCCCTCTTCCTCGGCTCGATCGCCGGGCGGCAGGTCGCCTTCCTCCCCCGGCACGGCCGCGGCCACACCGTCCCGCCGCACCGGATCAACTACCGCGCCAACCTCTGGGCGCTGCGCTCCGTGGGCGTACGGCAGGTCCTCGGGCCCTGCGCCGTCGGCGGACTGCGCGAGGAGTACGGGCCCGGCACGCTCGTCGTGCCCGACCAGCTCGTCGACCGTACGAAGAGCCGGGCGCAGACCTATTTCGACGGGGAACGGCGGGCCGACGGAGCCCTCCCGAACGTCGTCCACGTGACCTTCGCCGACCCCTACTGCCCGGACGGGCGGCGGGTCGCGGTCAAGGCCGCCCGGGGCCGCGGCTGGGAACCCGTCGACGGCGGCACGATGGTGGTCGTCGAGGGGCCCCGCTTCTCCACCCGCGCCGAGTCCCGCTGGCACGCCGCCGCGGGCTGGTCGGTGGTCGGCATGACCGGGCACCCCGAGGCCGTCCTCGCCCGCGAGCTGGGCCTCTGCTACACCTCGCTCGCCCTCGTCACCGACCTCGACGCGGGCGCCGAGACCGGCGAGGGCGTCTCCCACACCGAGGTGCTGCGGGTGTTCGGCGAGAACGTGGGCCGGCTGCGGGAGGTCCTCTTCGACGCGGTGGGGGCACTGCCGGCGACGGCGGACCGGGACTGCCTGTGCATGCATGCCCACGACGGGTGGGACCTGGGGATCGAGCTGCCGTAA